A genomic window from Blastococcus saxobsidens DD2 includes:
- a CDS encoding MFS transporter, producing the protein MSAGPGRRLLALLLLHSVLTQVITFVLRPTSAYRALELDVPTAWLGALAASFAVVPLVLAVPSGQATDRFGERRVMLVGAVLMTLAGAVFATERGGTTGLVVGSVVLGTGHLLSVVGQQAAVANTAGPGRFDTAFGYYTFAASLGQAAGPALITLIGGSGAIPATEPIFLTATALGVALLACTAFLRMPAHDGVGAGAGHGGMGTLLRLPGLLRALLISCVVLAAVDITLVYLPALGADRGLAAGFVGLLLTLRAVASMTSRVFLGRLVALVGRRRLMIVSVALSAVAMAVVGVPLPPAAMAAVVVLLGLGLGVGQPLTMSWLAEVAPAGLRGRAMSLRLTGNRLGQVLIPSTVGLVAVGVGAAGVLWATAAALAVVGVAARRLAVDGRPGP; encoded by the coding sequence GTGAGCGCCGGCCCCGGACGGCGGTTGCTCGCGCTGCTGCTCCTGCACTCGGTGCTCACCCAGGTGATCACCTTCGTGCTGCGCCCCACGTCGGCCTACCGGGCGCTCGAGCTGGACGTGCCGACGGCCTGGCTCGGCGCACTCGCCGCATCCTTCGCCGTCGTCCCGCTGGTTCTGGCCGTGCCGTCGGGCCAGGCGACCGACCGCTTCGGTGAGCGGCGGGTGATGCTCGTCGGCGCGGTGCTCATGACCCTCGCCGGTGCGGTCTTCGCCACCGAGCGGGGCGGCACCACCGGGCTCGTCGTCGGCAGCGTCGTGCTGGGCACCGGCCACCTGCTCTCGGTGGTGGGTCAGCAGGCAGCCGTCGCCAACACCGCCGGCCCCGGCCGGTTCGACACCGCCTTCGGCTACTACACCTTCGCCGCCTCGCTCGGCCAGGCGGCCGGACCGGCGCTGATCACGCTGATCGGCGGTTCGGGCGCGATCCCGGCCACCGAGCCGATCTTCCTGACGGCGACCGCGCTGGGAGTCGCCCTGCTGGCCTGCACCGCGTTCCTCCGGATGCCGGCCCACGACGGGGTCGGAGCCGGTGCCGGGCACGGTGGGATGGGCACGCTGCTGCGACTGCCCGGCCTGCTGCGCGCACTGCTGATCAGCTGCGTCGTCCTGGCCGCCGTCGACATCACGCTGGTCTACCTGCCCGCGCTCGGGGCCGATCGCGGCCTGGCGGCGGGCTTCGTGGGGCTCCTGCTGACCCTGCGCGCGGTGGCCTCGATGACCTCGCGCGTGTTCCTCGGCCGCCTCGTCGCCCTGGTCGGCCGACGCCGGTTGATGATCGTGAGCGTGGCGCTGTCAGCGGTGGCGATGGCCGTCGTCGGCGTCCCGCTCCCCCCGGCCGCCATGGCCGCCGTCGTCGTGCTGCTCGGCCTCGGGCTGGGCGTCGGGCAGCCGCTCACGATGTCGTGGCTCGCCGAGGTCGCCCCTGCGGGGCTGCGTGGCCGCGCCATGTCCCTGCGGCTCACGGGCAACCGGCTCGGCCAGGTCCTCATCCCCAGCACGGTCGGCCTGGTCGCCGTCGGGGTGGGGGCGGCCGGCGTCCTGTGGGCCACCGCCGCCGCGCTCGCGGTCGTCGGGGTCGCGGCGCGACGGCTCGCCGTGGACGGCCGCCCCGGCCCCTGA
- a CDS encoding isocitrate/isopropylmalate dehydrogenase family protein, translated as MSALPGRPYRLGVLPGDGIGPEIVPAAVRAVDAALAAAGTPPVQWQELPLGAAAIETHGSALPAVTVETLAELDGWLLGPHDSAAYPEPHRSRLNPSGALRKHFDLYANIRPARGLEGGTAIAPDTDLVIVRENTEGFYADRNTYAGSGEFMPAPDVAIAMGVFTRPKIERIARVAFELARRRRNRLTIVHKANVLQLTSGLFKRVCLDMAEGYPDVAVDDLHIDAMTVHLLRRAGTFDVVVAENMFGDILSDLTGELAGSLGIAPSLNASDDRAMAQAAHGSAPDIAGTGLANPIAMILSSGMLLDWLGTRFGDDRVADAAVRIEAGVRTAVRDGVSTPDLGGTASTGEFADAVVERIAAA; from the coding sequence ATGAGCGCGCTGCCGGGACGGCCCTACCGGCTCGGCGTCCTGCCGGGCGACGGCATCGGTCCGGAGATCGTCCCCGCCGCCGTCCGAGCGGTTGACGCCGCGCTCGCCGCCGCCGGCACCCCACCGGTCCAGTGGCAGGAGTTGCCGCTCGGGGCCGCCGCGATAGAGACGCACGGCAGTGCGCTGCCGGCGGTCACGGTCGAGACGCTGGCCGAGCTCGACGGCTGGCTGCTCGGCCCGCACGACAGCGCGGCGTACCCCGAGCCGCACCGGTCGCGGCTCAACCCGAGCGGAGCGCTGCGCAAGCACTTCGACCTCTACGCCAACATCCGCCCGGCCCGCGGCCTCGAGGGCGGCACGGCGATCGCGCCGGACACCGACCTGGTGATCGTCCGGGAGAACACCGAGGGGTTCTACGCCGACCGCAACACGTACGCCGGCTCCGGGGAGTTCATGCCCGCGCCGGATGTCGCGATCGCGATGGGTGTGTTCACCCGCCCGAAGATCGAGCGGATCGCGCGGGTCGCGTTCGAGCTGGCCCGGCGTCGGCGGAACAGGCTCACGATCGTGCACAAGGCGAACGTCCTGCAGCTGACTTCGGGGCTGTTCAAGCGGGTGTGCCTGGACATGGCCGAGGGCTACCCCGACGTGGCGGTGGACGACCTCCACATCGACGCCATGACGGTGCACCTGCTCCGGCGGGCGGGGACGTTCGACGTCGTCGTCGCGGAGAACATGTTCGGCGACATCCTCTCCGACCTGACCGGCGAGCTGGCCGGTTCGCTCGGCATCGCCCCGTCGCTGAACGCCTCCGACGACCGCGCGATGGCGCAGGCCGCCCACGGGTCGGCACCCGACATCGCCGGGACGGGGCTGGCCAACCCGATCGCGATGATCCTGTCCTCGGGGATGCTGCTGGACTGGCTGGGCACCCGCTTCGGCGACGACCGGGTCGCCGACGCGGCGGTCCGGATCGAGGCCGGCGTCCGGACGGCCGTGCGGGACGGGGTGAGCACCCCGGACCTGGGTGGCACCGCCTCCACGGGGGAGTTCGCCGACGCCGTCGTCGAGCGGATCGCCGCCGCCTGA